The nucleotide window GAGAGCTTAAATGATAGAAGAGTTTTTGGTGGAAATAGTGATGGAATGATCAATTTCACAAAAATGAAATATCAATGGGCATTGAATCTTTGGGATACAATGGAAGCAAATACTTGGTTTCCAAGAGAAGTTCAGATGACAGGTGATGCAAAGGATTATAAGTTTTTAACACCAGCTGAAAAAAGAATGTATGATTTAGTTTTAAGTCAGCTTATTTTTATGGATTCATTACAAACAAATAATTTGATGGATAATATAAATCCATATATAACTGCACCTGAAATAAATGCTTGTTTAGCAAGACAATCTTATGAAGAAGCGAATCATAGTAAATCTTATGCGGTTATGGTTGAGTCTATTTCAGATAATACAGATTTGATTTATGATATGTGGAAAAATGATGCAAAATTGAGAGAAAAAAACAAGTATATTGCAGATGTTTATAAAAATCTTTCAGGTGAAATCACTGATGAAAAGATTGTTTTAGCACTTTTTGCAAATCAGATTTTAGAAGGTTTATATTTTTATGCAGGATTTGCAGCTATTTATGCCCTTGGAAAATCAGGAAAAATGCTTGGGTCTTCACAAATGATTAGATTTATCCAAAGAGATGAAGTAACTCACCTTTTACTTTTCCAAAATATGATAAATAGTGTTAGAAAAGAAAGACCTGACTTATTCACACAAGAGTTAGAAGAAACTGTAAGAGCAATGTTCAGAAAAGCGGTAGAGCTTGAAGCATCTTGGGGAGCGTATATCACTCAAGGTCAAATTCTTGGATTTACAGATGGAATAATCAAACAATATATTCAATATTTAGCAGATAGAAGACTTGAAGCTGTTGGATATAAACCAGAATACAATGTAAAACATCCTATTCCATGGGTTGATGGTTATGCATCTTTCAATGACCAAAGAACGAATTTCTTCGAAGGGAATGTTGTGAATTATTCTAAGGGTTCTATTGATTTTGATGATTTTTAGAGTATATGAGGAAAACTTATGGGCTCTAAAAATAGAATTTTATTAGGACATATAACAAATAGAATTACACATTATTTTAGGAATACATTTGAAAATGATATTTATATTACTAAGGTTACAGCTGAAAAAATTAAGATTAAACATTCACCTTTAGATAAAGAATTTATTTATAATAATAATTTTCAAATAATTGTTGATAATACAATTTATATAAATTATGATGTGGAAGATAATTCTTGGGAGTGTTTATCTAAAATTGAAGATAAGTATTACTTTTATGTACTAATTGTAAATAATAAGTCTACTCATGTTAAAAGTTTATATATTCCTAAACTTAAGAAAATTGAAGTGAAGTTTTTTAAAAATGAAAAAGCAAAAAAGATACTCTAGAAGAAGAAAAATTACAACAAACTAAGAGGCGGGAGGGAAGCTCCCCGCATCTTTCCTGAACTGGTTACGCCCCGCAAAATGCTAAAAGTTCAAGGCACATGGAATCCCGTGTTTCCACCTCTCTCAATTTATTTTAAGTATTCTTACATAAAAATAGTAAAAATATGCTTATTCTGAATAAATCTTAAACTCTAACTAAACCAAATTTGTTAAACTATCCTCCTTTTAAATTGGAGAAAATAAAATGTTCACAGAAATAATAAAACCAAGATTTTTAGAAACAGATGCACTTGGGCATATTAATAACAATACTTACGGTGTGTGGTTTGAAGCTGCACGAGATGAGATATTTCGTATCTTTATGCCAAAAGCAAATATCAAAGAGTGGAATCTTATCATGGCTCACAGCTCTTTTGATTTCCTAAAAGAAGTATTTTGGGGTAAGGAAGTTATAGTAAAAACTGGAGTTACAAAACTTGGTAATTCATCTATTGAATTAAGCCA belongs to Arcobacter defluvii and includes:
- a CDS encoding ribonucleotide-diphosphate reductase subunit beta produces the protein MERKTNYNPDSKESLNDRRVFGGNSDGMINFTKMKYQWALNLWDTMEANTWFPREVQMTGDAKDYKFLTPAEKRMYDLVLSQLIFMDSLQTNNLMDNINPYITAPEINACLARQSYEEANHSKSYAVMVESISDNTDLIYDMWKNDAKLREKNKYIADVYKNLSGEITDEKIVLALFANQILEGLYFYAGFAAIYALGKSGKMLGSSQMIRFIQRDEVTHLLLFQNMINSVRKERPDLFTQELEETVRAMFRKAVELEASWGAYITQGQILGFTDGIIKQYIQYLADRRLEAVGYKPEYNVKHPIPWVDGYASFNDQRTNFFEGNVVNYSKGSIDFDDF
- a CDS encoding acyl-CoA thioesterase, producing MFTEIIKPRFLETDALGHINNNTYGVWFEAARDEIFRIFMPKANIKEWNLIMAHSSFDFLKEVFWGKEVIVKTGVTKLGNSSIELSHAVYQDGKLCTTGKCILIHFNFVTKTSVKIPDDIRETLEEHLFTNHWPKTLDELEHL